Below is a genomic region from Methylobacterium sp. FF17.
GGTCGCTGCCCGGCGCTTTGCACGTCCCTGGTCGGTACGCGAGATGCAGGGGGCCTTCGTCATCCAGGACGCCTCGGGCTTCTCGATCGCCCACCTCTACTTCTGCGACGACGAGCAGCGCCGATCCTCCACCGGGCGCATGTCGCGCGATGAGGCGCGCCGAATCGCCGTGAATATGGCGCGATTGCCGGACTTACTGCAGATCGAGCGGGAGAGGCCCGGCGAGCCGTAACGGGCATGGAGCAAGGGCATAGGAACGACGATGACCCGAGCGGTTCAACAGACCGAAATTGACGAGATCTGGCGCAGAGATGGTGAGAAAAATGGTTGGCAGCTGCCCAGATCAGCACCCCTGTTCTTCCGCTTGATGGGTGTCCGGCTCGCGAGAGCGGCTTTCCTAGAGGCACGCGCCCGCCGCGAAGCAGTGCGCCTGAAAGCTCACGGGGTAGGGCTGGGTATACCGAGCCAACGCGAGCTGTGGGTCATTTACGGGGTAGCTCGCGGATGGTGCTGAGCATTGCCACGGGGCGGATGCCCTTGCTCTGTGAGCCCTCCGCAATTTTGGCTTGATCGAGCGCCAAGGACGGCCTCGCACAGGGGAGATAAATTATGGCTGCGCCTCCGGATGAAGGCCTGCGACCAGTACATAAACTAGAGATCTACGCCCACGTCATCCGCGCCCTCGTCTTACGCGACATGCGCACGCGCTTCGGTGGCTCCCACTGGGGCTACGCGGTCCTCGTCCTGTGGCCGGTGGCTCATATCTTCGTCATGGTCGGCGTCATGGCCTTTCGCGGCCAGCCGTCGCCGATGGGCGACAGTCCCCTCCTGTTCGTCGCCACGGGCTGCGTCCCCGCCCTGACCTTCCAGTACATCTCGCGCGAGGTCATGAAGGCGGTCACCGCGAACAAGCCGCTGCTTTACTATCCACAGGTGAAGATCTTCGATGTCATGCTGGCGCGGCTGATCGTGGAGATCGTGAAAGGATTCACGGGTCTCCTGATCGTCATCGCCATTCTTGCGAGCCTGGGCGTCAATCCCATCCCGTTGGAGCCGTCGATGGCGATCGGCGCCTATTGTGCCGCGATCCTGTTGGGGGTCGGCGTCGGCTCCGTCAATATCGGGATCGTCTCCTTCTTTCCCGGCTGGCAACTGGGCTACATCATCGTGGCCATTACGATCTATCTGTCCTGTGGTATCTTCTATCTGCCGCACCTGCTGCCCGATCAGCTCTACAACATCATGAAGTGGAACCCGATGGTTCAG
It encodes:
- a CDS encoding ABC transporter permease, yielding MAAPPDEGLRPVHKLEIYAHVIRALVLRDMRTRFGGSHWGYAVLVLWPVAHIFVMVGVMAFRGQPSPMGDSPLLFVATGCVPALTFQYISREVMKAVTANKPLLYYPQVKIFDVMLARLIVEIVKGFTGLLIVIAILASLGVNPIPLEPSMAIGAYCAAILLGVGVGSVNIGIVSFFPGWQLGYIIVAITIYLSCGIFYLPHLLPDQLYNIMKWNPMVQIVEWTRLAYEPNLGVEVDYMYALLVGASALSIGLLMERTLVRRMT